A portion of the Streptomyces sp. NBC_01335 genome contains these proteins:
- a CDS encoding S1 family peptidase, translating into MRIKRTTPRSTTARRSRAVAIAAGLVAVAALAVPAANAESAGTFSTAQLTAASDAVLTADVPGTAWSVDPATKHLVVTVDSTVTQAEIAKIKETAGDEAGALRIERTAGTFNKLISGGDAIYASSWRCSLGFNVRSGSTYYFLTAGHCTDGAGTWWSNSAHTTTLGTTSGSSFPGNDYGLVTYTNSSVTKSGTVGSVDITGAANATVGQSVTRRGSTTGIHSGTVTGLNATVNYGNGEIVSGLIRTNVCAEPGDSGGPLYSGTLAIGLTSGGSGDCTSGGTTFFQPVTEALSAYGVSVF; encoded by the coding sequence GTGAGGATCAAGCGCACCACCCCCCGCAGCACCACCGCCAGACGCAGCAGGGCCGTCGCCATCGCGGCGGGTCTGGTCGCCGTAGCGGCGCTCGCCGTCCCTGCGGCCAACGCCGAGTCGGCCGGAACGTTCAGCACCGCCCAGCTCACCGCCGCGAGCGACGCCGTGCTCACCGCCGACGTCCCGGGCACCGCCTGGAGCGTCGACCCCGCCACCAAGCACCTCGTCGTCACCGTGGACAGCACCGTCACGCAGGCCGAGATCGCGAAGATCAAGGAGACCGCGGGCGACGAGGCGGGCGCCCTGCGCATCGAGCGCACGGCCGGCACCTTCAACAAGCTGATCTCGGGCGGCGACGCGATCTACGCGAGCAGCTGGCGCTGCTCGCTCGGCTTCAACGTCCGCAGCGGCAGCACCTACTACTTCCTGACCGCCGGTCACTGCACCGACGGCGCGGGCACCTGGTGGTCCAACTCGGCCCACACCACCACGCTCGGCACCACCTCGGGATCCAGCTTCCCGGGCAACGACTACGGCCTGGTGACGTACACCAACAGCAGTGTCACCAAGAGCGGCACCGTGGGCAGCGTGGACATCACCGGCGCGGCCAACGCCACCGTCGGCCAGTCCGTGACCCGCCGCGGCTCCACCACCGGCATCCACAGCGGTACGGTGACCGGCCTCAACGCCACCGTCAACTACGGCAACGGGGAGATCGTCTCCGGCCTGATCCGCACCAACGTGTGCGCCGAGCCCGGCGACTCCGGCGGCCCGCTCTACTCCGGGACCCTGGCGATCGGCCTCACCTCGGGCGGCAGCGGCGACTGCACCTCGGGCGGCACGACCTTCTTCCAGCCCGTCACCGAAGC